The DNA sequence GAATGCCGCAATTATGCTAAATCTGCACGATTAAACCGTTGCTGAACTGCGACTGTCCTTGTATCATCCCCAAACAGTTTTCCAGATTTGATAATCCAGTTTTTTCTTACATAAAAATACTTGATTAAAGTAATGAATCCATTCATTCAAAGTAGGcttattatttactgtttattttaaagtGCTAAAAAGTAATCAAAGATTTAACATTAAAAAggtataccttaaaggagaactaaagcctaaaaatgaatgttaaagCAATACTGTATTATGGATACTGAATTTAACTGTACCAACAGAGTTTTAGTGGCCCTATAACAATAATGCCTTTTAAATTGCCCCTTGTAGctttccattttggattttgttaggccatctattgtgtgtcagtggcactgcacatgctcagtgtgctctgggctgctgctgagaagctaagcttgggtGGCATTGGAAATGATCATATGGAAACCTGATGCTACAGGACATGTTgttcaattctgatgcagaatgagGTGGTTTatttgctgccatgtaatgtaaaACTGAAAGTATTCACTAATTATCCTTGCACTGTGAACATTTAAACattctgtatattgtgacatttctattctatgtgtactgtatattgtgagtggatccctaagctcagtaagtgacagcagcacagagcatgtgcagtgaatcagcagaaaaaaagatggggagctactggggcatctttacacagatctttactgctaaagggctgtggttgccttgggcttgtacagaagccccaaacctgctctctctttttttttgtcaagctttagttctcctttaaacagatacAGTACTACAGATTGATAAGTTATGAGCTGATCTTgtaatccatttttttattacaagagCATTGGAATGGGGTCCCAGgatgaaggccaattagggtgaaTGTTGAGAAAGTATgattatttactagggatgcaccgaatccactattttggatttggccgaaccaacAAACcgttcgcgaaagattcggctgaataccgaaccaaattcaaatccttatttgcatattcaaattaggggtgggaaggggaaaaaatttctacttccttgttttgtgaccaaaaagtgacgtaatttccctccccaaccctaattttcttatgcaaaGAAGGAATCGGTTCGGCCCggcagaagggttcggccgaatcctgctgaaaaaagcctgaatcctggattcggtgcatccatattaTTTACGGATTTTCTTTTTCCTGGAACTGTAGCATAGTTTCTATTATGGGCCATGTATCCATAAGTCTGTGAGCTCTTTATGAGATGTTATGCCCCAATAAGTGCTTGCAAAGGTGAGTCTGAACCAAAACAGATTTAAGACCTCTGATGTAGAGACCCAGATTAAAAGGGGGTtcttcacctataaattaacgtttagtagagattgatattctgagacaatttgcaattgttttcatttgttattatttgtggtttttgacttattattcgctttttattcaacagctctgcagtttgcaaattcagcaatctggttgccagggcccaaatgaccctaacaaccatgcactgatttaaaaagaaagaggctggaatgtgaacaggagaggccagaatacaaatatatagatatgagtaataaaaagtaacagtacatttgtaaccttatagagcatttttatttccgatggggtcagtgacccccatttgaaagctgcaaataggAGGCAAATagaactataagaaagaaaaaaaggccaattgaaaagttgcttggatttAGCATTTCTAGAACACAATAAAAGataactttaaaggtgaaccactcctttaagctcAACCATTTATTCATGTAATATTGCACTAGGTCCTTTACAGATTTCTTTTTGTTGCTTATGTTGGATTGAGTTAAGGTTTCTGGCACAAAGCCCCCCTTGTGGATACCTGAACAATTCAAAAAccttacaatttaaatttttcccattttcctATTAagactacagttatgggatcagttatccggaaacccattatccagaaaccgcaCATTACAGGatggccaactcccatagacttaattttaaacaaatcaaatttttaagtgatttcctttttctctgtaataattagggatgcaccgaatccactattttggattcggccgaacccccgaattctttgcgaaagattcggccgaatatcgaaccgaatccgaaccctaatttgcataggcaaattggggtggaaaagggaaaacattttttacttccttgttttgtgacaaaaagtcacgcaatttccctcccagtccctaatttgcatatgcaaattagaattcggttttGGTTCGGCcttgcagaaggattcagccgaatccgaatcctgacgaaaaaggccgaatcctggattccgtgtaTCACtagtaataataacagtagcttgtacttgatccaaactaagatataattagtacttcttggagacaaaacaatctattggatataattaatgtttcaattatttttattagtagacttaaaggaccagtaacatcaaaattttatacaaaaaaattggttagaatacaacgaaaaaaaaaaacccatcaagacaaattaaaatgtcaaatagcaaagcctttattaagaaataacttacagaatctcCACTTCCTGtgctctacagaaaaggcgacaggacgaccatccatcctgcggcgctcgatttttcctccctggctattcactgacagcgtgtcctctgccccgatctccttctccagctcttcttcatcttcCACTCAtaagcagcagtaggaaggcgatgtcggCGGGGCTCCACTGGCTCAAAGACCGCTGGTAGAGGGATGCGCTCCATATGCGCAGGCTGATCACCCGTACCCGGGCTTCGAGCGCACCCCATAGCAATGCTGGATTCGGATTAAGGGCCTGAAACACCAGTACTACCAGGCCTGGGAGGGTCTCGGGAAGACTGTGCAAGCAGCACAAGATCTGTCGCTACTATGACAAGATGCAGTATCCTCTGCCTCCACACTGCTCTGGCCTTCAGCAAGGATCCAGCAGCAGGAAGCTGCAGGCCCGGCCCCTGCTCCCAGCACCCACACACAGCAGCAGTCTCTAAATGGACGGGTGATTAGCCTGCGCATACGGAGTGCATCCCTCTACCAGCGGTCTTTGAGCCAGTTGAGCCCCGccgacatcgccttcctactgctgctcatGAGAGGAGGATGaataagagctggagaaggagatcggggcagaggacacgctgccagtgaatagccagggaggagaaatcgagcgccgcaggatggatggtcgccctgtcgccttttctgtagaggacaggaagtggagtttctgtaagttatttcttaataaaggctttgctattttaattttgtcttgatggatttttttgttgttgtattcaaacaaattttttgtaaaaaatgttgttgctggtcctttaaggtattgagatccaaattacggaaatatcccttatccagaaaaccccaggtcccatgcctatactgcttttttctggggtttttttttaaccccttgtAACCATAAGGCTACAGTTCATTAATGATGGTCGTTCAGACTTTGCCGAATGATTGTGCATTGATCTGCCTTCGTCTTGATGTTGAGTCAGGCCTGCTTCAGCAGTCACGTTTTCTGTGGGTGTTCGAGTCTGCAGATGCCGTTCTCATCGTGGATCAGCAAGGTAGCGAATGGGCCATCTGTTGTGGTTTTCACACTTCAGCTACATCCCCGCACAGAAGTGTCAGAATAACTTAATTCAGTTACAGTGCCTAGTCGTTTCTTGGAAAGGTTTCTTCCCCCACCCTGATTTTTCTTTTACAGAACAACAACCACCCGCCTCGTGGGTCAGTCCTTGTTTATTAAAAGGACAACGTTGCATTACTGTATAAATACCATCATGGTCAAATACAGAGACGAACAGTCTTACtccattatttttccttttagagCAAGAAGGGGACAATGGAAATTTTCTTAGATTATTGATTTGAAACCTTTTTAGGGTTGATCTCAATGgctgcgatttttttttttcttttcctcctctCAACCTCCGCTCTATATAAAGGTGCTGTCTCCTTGGAAACCACAAACCCAAATTTCGATATCTTGCATTCTCATACACGTAAAATCAGATTGAATTCCATCTACTGTTTTATACTAAAGACTTTACAGTCTTAAactggcctagggttgccacctcacccctttaaaaccgaacccatatggaatccacagcctgcatgactaattagcaattcatttagatgcatgctgcatactgaactgatttatgtgcagccatgcgtcatgcatctaaatgaattgctaattagtcatgcaggctgtggattctatatgtgttcagttttagggctcttactgacgggcagttgtagctgtgctcccctgcgctccgtttttctgcgtttagccgcaggggagcgcaggaatagacgcattacattttttccaatggggctgtactcacacaggcgcgtgtaggcgccgaacgcaggttgagacgcaacatgctgcatttttcctgcgttcggcgcctacacgcgcctgtgtgagaacagccccattggaaaaaacgtaatgtgtctattcctgcgctccccctgcggctgaacgcagaaaaacgtaacgcaggggagcacaggaaaaaccacccatgtgtaagagcccttaaaggggtttttcacaattgagatttaagtatgatgtagagtgctattctgagacagtttgcagttggtttttattttttattattgaaggtttttgagttatttagctttttatttagcagctcttcagtctacattataaacatatatatttctattcaagcctctcctattcatattgcagtctcttattcaaatcagtgcatgggttgctagggaaatttggaccctagcaacccatgcactgatttgaataagagactgcaatatgaataggagaggcttgaatagaaatatgagaaataaaaatgagcaataacaatacaattgtagcctgaccgagcatttgctttatagatggggtcagcgacgcccatctgaaagctggaaagaggaggagaaaactataaaaaaataaatcatgaaaaccaatggaaaacttgcttagaattggtcattctattgcatactaaaagtttacttcaaggtgaaccaccccgttaaaaaggtggcaaccctaagttggccatagatgcaaagataaagccttgtacgattttcagattgtgtgtggagtgtcccaacatttttcgtgccatggcgatcagtcattcagttgatcagacaggttgaaagatttatatcggctaccgataatatcttcGCCTCtctgactgtcactactatttgtcagacattacTTATGTATGATTGCTGCCTGTGATTTTAATGGCCAGAACagcatctgatttgttctttttactactttatttaatctttattgttagtggtaggtcgggtctgcacgtctatggccagctttgcaGTTGGGTCACCGGAGGCTTCTTTTATTGAGTTATACAATTTTGCTTAGCAGACtatgccccccccctttttccttaggagaaaataatttctttaatttCTAGTAGCAGCGCCGGGTTAACGATTTGCAACAACACATTGATTTCTGCTGATTGTCAGTGGAGCTGGTCGTTAGCTGCTAATTGTATACAGTGTGATCAAGCTGACACTGCACAGGGTGGGGGAGGGAATTATTTAGCTACttggtacttaaaggggttgttcacctttgagttaactttcagtagtatgtagagagggatattctgagacaatttgcaattggttttcattttttatcatttgtggtttttgtgttatttagcttttttattcaacagctctccagtatccaatttcagcaatctggttgctagggtccaaacgaccctagcaaccatgcattgattgtaataaaagactggaatatgaacaggtgaggcctgaatggaaagataagtaataaaaagtaacaataacaatacatttgtagccttatagagcgtttgattttagatggggtcagtgactcccatttaaaagcttgaaagagtcagaagaagaagacagataattaaaaaaagaaaatctagaaaattaagACCTATTGAAAGGTTGCtctgaattagccattctataaaatactaaaagttaagttcaaggagaaccaccccattaaaggagcagttcaacCCTTATCATTTTCAAATGCTTCTTGTTTTCTATGTATTACCTTTTTTCTTAAATCTaggttttaaaaatggtttaattttccTCCCTCTTAACCAAAGTCTGTAGACTAAGGCTATCatcctaaaggggaactatcgcgaaaatgaaaatttaatataagcttcagcatactgaaataaccttttataaatataatcaattaaaaaggctgtactgtttctgaaataatcaagtttatcttcactatccctctctcagcatctgtgtctcttcattctgtcttcaggcagcagttgggtgtcacatattcattgacagttagatccaatatatcttatagcatacctcccaactgtcccgtatgggcgggacagtcccgcttttgatagctcaacccgctgtcccgCTATTGTAGTTAAAATTCCCGActtcctgagaaaaaaaaactttctaagcACGGCGTCATTGGAGGGGGCGGAACCTACAGAGTGGTGCTTCTGTGTCTGAGAGAGAGGGGTGTGCCTTGATGGGCTCTTTTAGTGCTGGGGGCTCCGCTAAAGGAGCGGAAACATGGTGCCATCACTCACTTCCACGCTGTTGCCAACAGGAGGAGGGCTGGATCCACGTGCTTTTCATCACAGCGGTTGCCTGCTCTTCTTGATTTTGTGCTGGAATGTGTGCGTCTGTGAGTAACTGCCTCCTGCTTGGGGGGGTGCATTTAGGGAGGGGGATGCCATACAGCCTGCCAGGCAAGGGAGACTAGAGCCCTACTCTGTCAGTTACAGTGTCAGTGTATGTGTTACTGTTTGTGTTAGTGTGTtactatactgtgtgtgtgttactatgtgtgtgttactatgtgtgtgtgtgttactgtgtgtgtgtgttactatactgtgtgtgtttgtgtgtgttagtgtgtgtgtgtgttagtgtgtgtgtgttactgtgtgtgtgtgttagtgtgtgtaaCATAccatacaatttgtaaaatgaacatggtaattagggggtgtgggcacAAAAATGGGCGCGGCAcaacttttgtccctcttttgatttgcaaaatgttgggaggtatgttataggggggggggctccttttgcctaaaagatctattagagctcactctattaaaattagggacgcacggaatccactattttggattcggccaaacccccgaatccttcgggaaaAATTAGActgaataccaatccgaatcctaatttgcatatgcaaatgaaaattaggggtaggaaagggaaaacatgttttacttccttgttttgtgacaaaaagtcactggatttcccttcccacccctaatttggttcggccgggcagaagaattcagccaaatcctgctgaaaaaggccgaatcctggattcagtgcatccctaattaaaatcactagacatgcaggatttgtgcaaaaggcagttattttattagattttgtttgtactggaatcagttatttgagtgagctctaattcatcttctaggaaaggaaccccccccACCCTATAGTATATAGGACGCGTGGCCTGTATATTGTGGGTGATTATTCAAAAAGGGTAGGGGgtgttttcttgtcctttaactgtATTAGCCTTCACTATATCATATTATAAAGTTGATGCAAATGCGCATTTTTCTAATCCTTCTCTCTTTACTTGGTTTGCAGGCTCGCAATTAAAATCCATCCCTATGCTGATACCTAGCAACAGTGAGCATTGGCCCTGGAAAACCTGTGGGTTTTAAAGACCCCATTGCCTGAGTGGATTAACTCGGCATCCAGTTACTGCAGACTCTCCTAGTCCATCCTCAGCATGGCTAGCAAAAGAAAATCAACCACACCGTGCATGGTGCGAGCTTCTGAAATTATCGACCAGGAGGACAACGATCTCGATATTGTTGGAGAAAACGCTGGGCCAGACACAAAGGATGACTGGTCAGCTGACCAAGAAAAACCTGTGAAGgacaaagaaatagaaaatgataaACCTCCGGCTGAAAATCAGTCCAAAAAACTTCAAGGAGGTTATGAGTGTAAATACTGCCCCTATGTCACCCAAAATCTGAACGAATTTACCGAACACGTTGATATGCAGCACCCCAACGTAATTCTCAACCCGCTTTACGTCTGCGCCGAATGTAACTTCACAACCAAAAAATACGACTCCCTGTCCGATCACAACTCGAAGTTTCATCCCGGTGAAAATAACTTCAAATTAAAGCTGATGAAACGCAATAATCAAACCATCCTAGAGCAGTCGATTGAGGGAAGCGTCGACATCAGCAGCGCCCACGACAGCTTTGATGACGACAACGCGTCTGGGATATCCATGAGCAAAATGCCAATCATGAAGTTCGGAAAACCAAGGATGGAGAGTAAGAAAGCATCACGGAAGGAAGAAGCGTTTCATGATAACTTTTATGACGGGAGCAACGTTACAGAAACAAATGGTATTTCCCATGACCTGCGTGGGGATATTTTAACTCACGTTTCCCCTTTTGTTCAGCTTCCGCCCAATATTAACCTTCTTCCAAAGGTCCCAGTGCCTCTAAACAGCAGCAAATACAATTCTGCCCTTGACACAAATGCAACCCTAATCAACTCGTTCAATAAATTTCCTTACCCAACCCAAGCAGAGTTGTCTTGTTTGACGGCTGTGTCCAAAAACCCAGAGGAACAGATTCGAATATGGTTTGCTACTCAGCGGTTAAAACATGGCATAAGCTGGTCTCCAGAAGAAGTGGAAGAGGCAAGGACAAAAATGTTCAATGGCACGATACAGTCTGTCCCACAAACAATTACTGTTTTACCAGCCTCCATAACCGGTTCAACGAAAGTTTCTCAGCCTGTTATCCAGACGGCTTTGCCATGTCAGATAATTGGTCAAACTGGGCTAGTCTTTACTCAGGTGGCTAATTCACACGCTGTGACAGTCCCTCAGTTTTCAGCTAATACTGGTGCTATTTCTAATCAAACCCCGAAACGCCAGACACAACCGCAGATACAAGACACGCCAGAACCCAAACGGCAAATAATTACACACACGCCACCAGCAATTCAACCCAAGTTGACCGTCACACCACCAAACGAACGTAAAAAGAC is a window from the Xenopus laevis strain J_2021 chromosome 6L, Xenopus_laevis_v10.1, whole genome shotgun sequence genome containing:
- the LOC108719403 gene encoding zinc fingers and homeoboxes protein 2-like, producing the protein MASKRKSTTPCMVRASEIIDQEDNDLDIVGENAGPDTKDDWSADQEKPVKDKEIENDKPPAENQSKKLQGGYECKYCPYVTQNLNEFTEHVDMQHPNVILNPLYVCAECNFTTKKYDSLSDHNSKFHPGENNFKLKLMKRNNQTILEQSIEGSVDISSAHDSFDDDNASGISMSKMPIMKFGKPRMESKKASRKEEAFHDNFYDGSNVTETNGISHDLRGDILTHVSPFVQLPPNINLLPKVPVPLNSSKYNSALDTNATLINSFNKFPYPTQAELSCLTAVSKNPEEQIRIWFATQRLKHGISWSPEEVEEARTKMFNGTIQSVPQTITVLPASITGSTKVSQPVIQTALPCQIIGQTGLVFTQVANSHAVTVPQFSANTGAISNQTPKRQTQPQIQDTPEPKRQIITHTPPAIQPKLTVTPPNERKKTKEQIGLLKASFVRSQFPDDTEIYRLIDLTGLSRSEIKKWFSDHRYRSQRGIVHITSESIARDRVTSRSTRGYHPYREIASQKVTETTEEQLACLESGFLKSSYPTQTEMDHLKAETKMTRKEIDLWFSERRKIRDSMEQAVLDSMGSDQNDIIPVNGASPERGNLSGSWPQTTAPCKSKQEQLHLLKSTFARTQWPSPPEYDQLALQTGLVRTEIVKWFKDNRCVLKTGSLRWMEQYRKHYERSLDERRKYIKMISATKVGKDILTRYFQEYNQLHEEDIELLSSRSQISPDDLRVYFVEWQQQAALDQMENSSQDDDAMTENEFTGKDWASGPLADEEAISDGADSWGQAATDTPEDTPN